The Fimbriimonadales bacterium genome includes the window AAACGTCTTTGGGCAAAACCAACCAGTTTATTGCAACCGATGTGATAACCGCCCCTAACAAAATAAATAGTAATTTCATTGCTCTTCTCCTTGCGGATGCGTTTTACTTCGTTGCCCAGTTCGCATCCGGAATATACAAAAATTATATAGCGGTTTTCTCGTGTTCTAACGTTAAGGTAGGTCGCAATTTTCGAAAAAACCGTAACTTTCCTTCAGGTCCATGTCCCGCTTTTACAGAAGAAGATTTAAATAGACGTACAGGAATTGCATGCTTCGAGACTCAAACCGAGTATTTGCTTAGAGAAGCATTGAAGCGCAGAGTGATGCACAAAGAAAAAAGGAAACAAAAGACCGCTAATCGCTCGAACTCGGAACGTTCAATTTCTTTTGAAGATTGCGCACCAATTCAAGGCGTTCTTTCAACTGGTCGTGCAATTCCAAATTTTCGGTTCGACGTATTTCTACTAACAATTCGTCATGCTCCCTTGCGAGCAACTCCGCTAATAAAGCCAATTCCTTATCCGTAAAATCCGGCATTAGAACCTCCTATTCATTTCAACACATTTTCGAGCAATTCCTTCACTACTCGCTCCGCTTCCTTTTTACCTTGTTCTCGCGGTTGCGGCAATGAGGAATCGTAGAATCTTTCGATGATCGAGGAATTTTCTTCCCCTAAAAGGATGCAAGCCGCACTCCACATGCGCGGAACGGTGGAAAGATTATAACCTCCACCTCCGCACGCAGCAATTGGCAATCCGAAACTTTTCACGATTCTTACCGCTTCTAACCACTCTTGAACCGAAACCAAAAGATGCGCTAAAGGGTCGTCGAAATGGGCATCCGCTCCCATCTGTAAAACTATTGCGTGAGGAACGAACTTTTCTAATGCACGTGGGACTACCTCTTTAAATGCCCAAACCCATACATCACCTGTCGTATATGCTTCTAATGGAATATTTATCGAGGTGTTCTCTGCTCCGGTTTCGTTCACGAATCCCGTTCCAGGAAATAACGTGCGACCGGATTCGTGGATGCTGATTGTCATCACCGTAGGATCGTCATAATAAATCCATTGCACACCGTCTCCATGATGAACATCGATGTCTATATACGCTACTTTTTCGAAACGTTCGCGTAGTATCGAAATCATGATTGCCGGGTCGTTATAAATGCAGAAACCGCTTGCACGATTGCGATGCGCATGATGCAGTCCTCCACTCAAATTGAACGAAATCTTTTCTCCGTCGCGGATTTTCTCTGCTGCCGCCACAGACCCCCCCACGTACCATAAAGCCTTCTCGTGCATTTTCTCGAAAATAGGATTATCTTCAGTGCCTAACCCAAACTGAGTCCATTTCTTTTCGGACGGGTTCGGGATAGTACCCGCTTTCTGGACTGCCTCGATGTATTCCATATCGTGCACCCGCAGAAGGTCTTCGATTTTCGCTGGGGGGGAAGCGATGGGCTCGATTGCATGCAATTCATCAAGCACTTCGATAGTTTTTTTCAGTCTCTCTGGGCGTAAAGGATGAAAAGAACCAAAATCGTACTCGAGCATTTCCGGGCGATAGAAAAAATTCGGAATCACGAGCGAATTACGCTAAAAACCCTTTTTCCACTGCTCCAAAAAACCTTCTAATCCAGCCCAATAAAATTTATAACCATCTGGATTTTTATCCTCTCTCAATGTACTCGCTCCGTGCACACCTTCCTCCTCCGAAATCAATAAATCATATTTGCTTCGCAAAAGTTTCTTTTTAGGAGTGTCGTAATAAGCCCGCACTTCTCTCAACTCGTCTTTCGTGCATGCAAAAAGAACGGGCACTTCGACCTTTTCATTCC containing:
- a CDS encoding acetoin utilization protein AcuC, with protein sequence MIPNFFYRPEMLEYDFGSFHPLRPERLKKTIEVLDELHAIEPIASPPAKIEDLLRVHDMEYIEAVQKAGTIPNPSEKKWTQFGLGTEDNPIFEKMHEKALWYVGGSVAAAEKIRDGEKISFNLSGGLHHAHRNRASGFCIYNDPAIMISILRERFEKVAYIDIDVHHGDGVQWIYYDDPTVMTISIHESGRTLFPGTGFVNETGAENTSINIPLEAYTTGDVWVWAFKEVVPRALEKFVPHAIVLQMGADAHFDDPLAHLLVSVQEWLEAVRIVKSFGLPIAACGGGGYNLSTVPRMWSAACILLGEENSSIIERFYDSSLPQPREQGKKEAERVVKELLENVLK